One Etheostoma cragini isolate CJK2018 chromosome 6, CSU_Ecrag_1.0, whole genome shotgun sequence DNA window includes the following coding sequences:
- the prss35 gene encoding inactive serine protease 35, which yields MGPITLCVLLPVTVLALVVAVAAEETAVDDEYTWPQWKVPLVRKRRTVPLSNPNFSAHPQPELSGTCGIECQRRLPATSLDDLEQFLSYETVYENGTRTYTSVSVQGLNEVTALSKNISSSSRQKREVYGTDTRFTISDKQFSTKYPFSTSVKISTGCSGVLVSPKHVLTAAHCIHDGKDYLDGVQKIRVGILKEKSRRGKGGKGRGGRGKGKRRKGDTDKEEVQEKEENEGKGDRKGKGKGRKSRSRRSAESGKPSFRWTGVKKTQVPKGWFKGVSDGLTADYDYAVLELKKPPKVKHMDLGVVPSVKKLPAGRIHFSGFDDDRPGNLVYRFCSVSEESNDLLYQYCDAKPGSSGSGIYIRLKEPGKKKWKRKIIGVFSGHQWVDVNGNGMQQDYNVAVRITPLKYAQICYWVHGDSSECQVA from the coding sequence ATGGGCCCAATTACCCTGTGTGTGCTGCTCCCGGTGACTGTGCTGGCTTTGGTGGTGGCTGTAGCTGCTGAGGAGACCGCAGTCGACGACGAGTATACCTGGCCGCAGTGGAAGGTGCCTCTGGTCAGGAAACGACGCACTGTGCCTCTAAGCAACCCAAACTTTTCCGCCCATCCTCAGCCAGAGCTGAGTGGGACCTGTGGGATTGAGTGTCAGCGTCGCCTCCCTGCCACGTCTCTGGACGACCTGGAGCAGTTCCTCTCCTACGAGACGGTTTATGAGAATGGTACGCGTACATATACCTCAGTTTCTGTGCAAGGTCTCAATGAGGTGACCGCCTTGTCCAAAAACATCTCGTCTAGCTCCCGCCAAAAACGAGAGGTGTACGGCACAGATACCCGCTTCACCATCTCTGATAAGCAGTTCTCCACCAAATATCCCTTCTCCACCTCTGTGAAGATCTCCACAGGATGCTCTGGGGTCCTCGTGTCACCTAAACATGTTCTGACCGCTGCCCACTGCATCCATGATGGGAAGGATTATCTAGATGGGGTGCAGAAGATTCGCGTTGGTATTCTGAAGGAGAAGTCCAGACGAGGGAAGGGAGGcaaagggagaggagggagaggaaagggCAAAAGGAGAAAGGGAGACACCGATAAAGAGGAAGTgcaggagaaggaagagaatGAAGGGAAAGGGGACCgtaaaggaaaaggaaaaggtagAAAGAGCCGGAGTCGGCGAAGTGCAGAATCAGGGAAACCTTCGTTTAGGTGGACCGGGGTCAAGAAGACCCAGGTGCCTAAGGGCTGGTTCAAAGGTGTGTCTGACGGACTGACTGCGGATTATGACTATGCTGTTTTGGAGCTGAAGAAACCCCCCAAAGTAAAGCACATGGATCTAGGTGTTGTCCCCTCTGTCAAGAAGCTCCCTGCTGGGAGGATCCACTTCTCCGGCTTTGATGATGACCGTCCTGGCAACCTGGTGTACCGGTTCTGCTCCGTCTCGGAGGAGTCCAATGATTTGTTGTACCAATACTGCGATGCCAAACCTGGCTCCAGTGGCTCTGGGATCTACATCCGCCTCAAAGAGCCTGGCAAGAAGAAGTGGAAGAGGAAGATCATTGGGGTTTTCTCCGGTCACCAGTGGGTGGATGTAAACGGGAACGGGATGCAGCAGGATTACAACGTGGCGGTGAGGATAACACCTCTCAAATATGCCCAGATCTGCTACTGGGTCCACGGGGACTCGAGTGAGTGCCAGGTAGCCTAA